One Rhodoferax ferrireducens T118 DNA segment encodes these proteins:
- the pstA gene encoding phosphate ABC transporter permease PstA, translated as MSTSELLLQAQALEQTRLARYAQRKLVNRVALTLSLLAMAFGLFWLAWILFETIRLGVSGLNLATLTQMTPPPNDVGGLANAIYGSFLMVLLATFVGTPIGIMAGIYLAEFEPKGWLASTTRFVNDILLSAPSIVIGLFVYAVVVTRFKSFSGYAGVLALALIVIPVVIRTTENMLQLVPAGLREAAYALGAPKWKVIISITLRASSAGVLTGILLAVARIAGETAPLLFTALSNQFWTSSLSGPMASLPVTIFKFAMSPYENWQKLAWAGVFIITMAVLGLNILARVLTRSKT; from the coding sequence ATGAGCACCAGCGAATTGCTGCTGCAGGCGCAGGCCTTGGAGCAGACACGGCTGGCCCGCTATGCCCAGCGCAAGCTCGTCAATCGGGTGGCGCTCACGCTGTCCTTGCTGGCCATGGCCTTTGGCTTGTTCTGGCTGGCCTGGATTTTGTTTGAGACCATTCGGCTGGGCGTGAGCGGGCTCAACCTCGCCACCCTGACCCAGATGACGCCGCCGCCCAATGACGTGGGCGGCTTGGCCAATGCCATCTATGGCTCGTTCCTGATGGTCTTGCTCGCCACGTTTGTCGGCACGCCGATCGGCATCATGGCCGGCATCTACCTGGCCGAGTTCGAGCCCAAAGGCTGGCTGGCCAGCACCACACGCTTTGTCAACGACATCCTGCTGTCGGCACCGTCGATTGTGATTGGCCTGTTTGTCTATGCCGTGGTGGTGACGCGTTTCAAGTCGTTCTCGGGCTACGCCGGCGTCCTGGCGCTGGCGTTGATCGTGATTCCGGTGGTCATCCGCACCACCGAAAACATGCTGCAACTGGTGCCTGCCGGGCTGCGCGAGGCCGCTTATGCGCTCGGAGCGCCCAAATGGAAAGTCATCATCAGCATCACCTTGCGGGCTTCCAGCGCGGGTGTATTGACCGGCATTTTGCTGGCGGTAGCGCGCATCGCCGGTGAAACCGCACCGCTGCTGTTCACGGCCCTGTCCAATCAGTTCTGGACCTCCAGCCTGAGTGGGCCGATGGCGAGTCTGCCGGTCACCATTTTCAAGTTCGCCATGAGTCCGTATGAGAACTGGCAAAAGCTGGCCTGGGCCGGTGTCTTCATCATCACCATGGCGGTGCTCGGGCTCAATATTTTGGCCCGGGTGTTAACCCGCAGCAAGACCTGA
- the pstC gene encoding phosphate ABC transporter permease subunit PstC, with amino-acid sequence MSSTLPASEISLHQFEPTAGRVMSLPPAPKMARSGPMADRIFGWLAKAAALFTLGMLIAILVSLTISAWPAIDRYGLDFLTSTTWDPVKEEFGGLVMIYGTLMTSFIALLIAVPVSFGIALFLTELAPAWLKRPLGTAIELLAAIPSIVYGMWGLLVFSPVLATYVQQPLQAMFSGVPYMGAFFSGPPVGIGILSAGIILAIMIIPFIAAVMRDVFEITPTLLKESAYGLGATTWEVVSTVVLPYTKAGVIGGIMLGLGRAIGETMAVTFVIGNFNQLDSLSLFQAANSITSALANEFAEAGEGLHQASLMYLGLVLFFITFVVLSLSKILLAQLKKNEGART; translated from the coding sequence ATGTCATCTACACTTCCGGCAAGTGAAATCTCTCTTCATCAGTTTGAACCAACCGCCGGACGTGTCATGAGCCTTCCTCCTGCGCCAAAAATGGCCCGCTCGGGCCCCATGGCGGACCGCATCTTTGGCTGGCTGGCCAAAGCGGCGGCTTTATTCACTTTAGGCATGCTGATTGCCATTCTGGTGTCGCTGACCATCAGCGCCTGGCCTGCCATCGACCGGTATGGCCTGGACTTTCTGACCAGCACCACCTGGGACCCGGTCAAGGAGGAGTTCGGTGGCCTGGTGATGATTTACGGCACCTTGATGACCTCGTTCATCGCGCTGCTGATCGCCGTACCGGTCAGTTTTGGCATCGCCCTGTTCCTGACCGAACTCGCGCCGGCCTGGCTCAAGCGCCCGCTCGGTACCGCCATTGAATTGCTGGCCGCGATTCCGTCCATTGTGTATGGCATGTGGGGCTTGCTGGTGTTCAGCCCGGTGCTGGCGACATACGTGCAGCAACCCTTGCAAGCCATGTTTTCGGGCGTACCTTATATGGGCGCCTTTTTTTCCGGACCGCCCGTGGGCATTGGCATTTTGTCAGCCGGCATTATTCTGGCCATCATGATCATTCCCTTCATCGCGGCGGTGATGCGCGACGTATTTGAGATCACACCGACACTGCTCAAGGAGTCAGCCTACGGGCTGGGGGCAACCACCTGGGAAGTGGTCTCCACCGTGGTGCTGCCCTACACCAAGGCCGGCGTCATCGGCGGCATCATGCTGGGCCTGGGACGCGCCATCGGCGAGACCATGGCCGTCACCTTTGTCATCGGCAATTTCAACCAGCTCGATTCACTCAGCCTGTTTCAGGCCGCCAACAGCATCACCTCAGCCCTGGCCAATGAGTTTGCTGAAGCGGGTGAAGGCCTGCACCAGGCGTCGCTGATGTACCTGGGTCTGGTGCTGTTTTTCATCACTTTTGTGGTGCTCTCCCTGTCCAAAATCCTGCTGGCACAGCTGAAGAAGAATGAAGGGGCCAGGACATGA
- the pstS gene encoding phosphate ABC transporter substrate-binding protein PstS, with protein MKTSFKIALLSVASLASLSYATVAGAQEITGAGASFPAPLYAKWAADYNKATGVKINYQSVGSGAGIKQIDAKTVDFGASDMPLSDEVLAQKGQIQFPTVMGGVVPVINVKGINPGQLKLNGQVLGDIYLGKISKWNDAAIKALNPTLALPDAAIAQVRRADGSGTTFIFTNYLSKVNAEWKSKVGEGTAVNWPVGAGGKGNEGVSAFVGRLPNSIGYVEYSYAKQNKMTYTLMQNAGGNFVAPDDATFKAAAAGADWAKSFYQILTNQPGKDAWPISGATFILMHKLQDKPANATETLKFFAWAYKNGDKQALDLDYVPMPKSVVGNIEKAWGEIKDASGKAVAFK; from the coding sequence ATGAAAACCAGTTTCAAAATTGCTTTGCTAAGCGTGGCCAGCCTCGCCAGCCTGTCGTACGCCACGGTGGCCGGCGCGCAGGAAATCACTGGCGCTGGCGCCTCGTTCCCGGCACCCTTGTACGCCAAATGGGCGGCCGACTACAACAAGGCCACGGGTGTCAAGATCAATTACCAGTCGGTCGGCTCCGGTGCCGGCATCAAGCAGATCGACGCTAAGACGGTTGATTTTGGTGCTTCTGACATGCCGCTGTCCGATGAGGTACTGGCCCAGAAAGGCCAGATACAGTTCCCGACCGTGATGGGCGGCGTGGTGCCGGTGATCAACGTCAAGGGCATCAATCCCGGCCAACTCAAACTCAATGGCCAAGTGCTGGGTGACATCTACCTGGGCAAAATCAGCAAATGGAACGACGCCGCGATCAAGGCCCTCAACCCGACGCTGGCTTTGCCCGATGCAGCCATCGCACAGGTACGCCGGGCCGACGGTTCTGGCACAACGTTCATCTTCACCAACTACCTGAGCAAGGTGAATGCAGAATGGAAGAGCAAAGTGGGTGAAGGCACGGCAGTGAACTGGCCGGTCGGTGCGGGCGGCAAGGGCAACGAAGGTGTTTCCGCTTTTGTGGGCCGTCTGCCCAATTCGATTGGCTACGTGGAGTACTCTTATGCCAAGCAAAACAAGATGACCTACACCCTGATGCAAAACGCAGGCGGCAATTTTGTGGCGCCCGATGATGCCACTTTCAAGGCGGCTGCCGCAGGCGCCGACTGGGCCAAGAGCTTCTATCAAATTCTGACCAACCAGCCTGGCAAAGATGCCTGGCCCATCTCGGGTGCGACTTTCATCCTGATGCACAAGCTGCAGGACAAACCCGCCAATGCGACCGAAACGCTGAAGTTCTTCGCCTGGGCCTACAAAAACGGCGACAAGCAAGCGCTTGATCTGGACTATGTGCCCATGCCCAAGTCGGTTGTAGGCAATATTGAAAAAGCCTGGGGTGAGATCAAGGACGCATCTGGCAAAGCGGTCGCGTTCAAGTAA
- a CDS encoding helix-turn-helix domain-containing protein translates to MAPASSCHTDSMAFDAPIVGNTHQIRTIEAFDADEHAHNLTDWEQSYDQITRGHFHGALAELHLPQMQVFRERTSQAVRQSCCVWPDAFWFGLPEQSDQTRINGRLAGEHAIMVRPGACEFELVTPPDYAIYGIVIRREALWQAAELSGCRIDWAQLTGTEVMHVDSSSRASLLQTLSGLLQDGGGCTDRDLRQQVLVNALLALLDTRAVDSAVSGSFQRRQRIVAKARDLVLAHHDQAITVPRLCEQLFVSRRTLQYCFEDVLGMSPMQYLRLIRLNGARRHLRQASSKSLTVQDVAADWGFWHFSQFSSDYRKLFGQSPSESLRQRSH, encoded by the coding sequence ATGGCACCTGCCTCTTCTTGCCACACCGATTCCATGGCCTTTGATGCGCCAATTGTGGGCAACACGCACCAGATTCGCACGATCGAAGCGTTTGACGCCGACGAGCACGCGCACAACCTGACCGATTGGGAACAAAGTTACGACCAGATCACGCGTGGCCATTTCCATGGCGCGCTGGCCGAGTTGCACTTGCCCCAGATGCAGGTGTTTCGTGAGCGCACCAGCCAGGCGGTGCGCCAGTCTTGCTGCGTCTGGCCAGATGCCTTCTGGTTCGGCCTGCCCGAACAGTCAGACCAGACCCGCATCAACGGGCGGCTGGCGGGTGAACACGCCATCATGGTGCGTCCAGGGGCGTGCGAGTTCGAGCTGGTGACCCCACCCGACTACGCCATCTACGGCATCGTGATCCGCCGGGAAGCCCTGTGGCAGGCGGCGGAGCTGAGCGGCTGCCGGATCGACTGGGCGCAACTGACCGGCACTGAGGTGATGCACGTCGACAGCAGCTCACGTGCGTCCTTGCTGCAGACGCTGTCCGGCTTGCTGCAAGACGGCGGTGGCTGCACCGACCGTGATTTGCGTCAGCAAGTCCTGGTCAACGCCCTGCTCGCCCTGCTGGATACCCGCGCGGTGGACAGCGCGGTCAGCGGCAGCTTTCAGCGCCGTCAACGCATCGTGGCCAAGGCGCGTGATCTGGTGCTGGCGCACCATGACCAGGCCATCACCGTGCCGCGGCTGTGTGAACAGTTGTTTGTCAGTCGGCGCACCTTGCAGTATTGTTTTGAAGATGTGCTGGGCATGAGCCCGATGCAGTACCTGCGCCTGATCCGCCTCAACGGTGCACGCCGCCATTTGCGGCAAGCCTCATCCAAATCCCTGACGGTGCAGGACGTGGCGGCAGACTGGGGCTTCTGGCATTTCAGCCAGTTCTCCAGCGATTACCGAAAGTTGTTTGGGCAGAGTCCGTCGGAATCGTTGCGCCAGCGTTCACATTGA
- the eat gene encoding ethanolamine permease, producing MNPLDPSHHSGTHVLKPVLSTLQLWGIAVGLVISGEYFGWSFGWASAGTLGFTITSIFIAAMYATFIFSFTELTTSIPHAGGPFAYSKRAFGPVGGYLAGAATLIEFVFAPPAIALAIGAYLNVQFPALDPKLAALGAYLVFMTLNIVGVQIAATFELAVTVLAIFELLVFMGVVSPGFSMAHFTKGGWSGEDSFSLAAIPGMFAAIPFAIWFFLAIEGVAMAAEEAKDPRRSIPVAYITGILTLVVLAIGVMVFAGGAGDWTKLSNINDPLPQAMKMIVGENSGWLHMLVWLGLFGLVASFHGIILGYSRQIYALSREGYLPPFFAKLHPRFKTPHRAILAGGAIGIAAIYSDELIKIGGQTLTANIVTMSVFGAILMYIISMLSLFQLRRAEPLMVRPFRAPFYPLFPAFALLGAGVCMATMIYYNALIFGIFLGFLAMGYGYFLMTSHHRTHALAMNNMAADLT from the coding sequence ATGAATCCGTTGGACCCTTCTCACCACAGCGGCACGCACGTGCTCAAACCGGTGCTCAGCACCCTGCAACTCTGGGGCATCGCCGTTGGCCTGGTGATCTCTGGTGAATACTTCGGCTGGAGCTTTGGCTGGGCCTCGGCCGGCACCCTGGGCTTCACCATCACCTCGATTTTTATTGCCGCGATGTATGCCACCTTCATCTTCAGCTTCACCGAACTGACCACCTCCATTCCCCACGCCGGTGGACCGTTCGCCTACAGCAAGCGCGCCTTCGGCCCGGTGGGTGGCTACCTGGCCGGTGCGGCGACCTTGATCGAGTTTGTGTTTGCACCGCCGGCCATCGCGCTGGCCATTGGCGCTTACCTGAACGTGCAGTTTCCGGCGCTGGACCCCAAGCTGGCCGCGCTCGGGGCTTACCTGGTGTTCATGACGCTCAACATTGTGGGCGTGCAGATCGCCGCCACCTTTGAGCTGGCCGTGACGGTGCTGGCCATTTTTGAATTGCTGGTGTTCATGGGTGTGGTGTCGCCGGGTTTCTCCATGGCCCACTTCACCAAGGGGGGCTGGTCCGGGGAGGACAGCTTCAGCCTGGCGGCGATTCCCGGCATGTTCGCGGCGATTCCGTTTGCCATCTGGTTCTTCCTGGCGATCGAAGGCGTGGCCATGGCCGCCGAAGAAGCCAAAGACCCTAGGCGCTCTATTCCCGTGGCCTACATCACCGGCATCCTGACGCTGGTCGTGCTGGCCATTGGCGTGATGGTGTTTGCCGGTGGTGCGGGTGACTGGACCAAGCTGTCCAACATCAATGACCCGCTGCCCCAGGCCATGAAAATGATCGTCGGCGAGAACAGTGGCTGGTTGCACATGCTGGTGTGGCTGGGCCTGTTCGGTCTGGTGGCATCGTTTCACGGCATCATCCTGGGCTACTCACGCCAGATCTATGCCCTGTCACGCGAAGGCTATTTGCCGCCGTTCTTTGCCAAATTGCACCCGCGCTTCAAGACACCACACCGCGCCATTCTGGCCGGCGGTGCCATCGGTATTGCGGCTATCTACAGCGACGAGTTGATCAAGATTGGCGGCCAGACCCTGACCGCCAACATCGTCACCATGTCGGTGTTTGGCGCCATTCTGATGTACATCATCAGCATGCTCAGCCTGTTCCAGTTGCGCCGTGCCGAGCCCCTCATGGTGCGCCCGTTCCGTGCGCCGTTTTACCCGCTGTTCCCGGCCTTTGCGCTGCTGGGGGCAGGGGTCTGCATGGCTACAATGATTTATTACAACGCCCTGATCTTCGGCATTTTCCTGGGCTTCCTGGCCATGGGTTATGGCTACTTCCTGATGACCAGCCACCACCGTACCCATGCCCTGGCCATGAACAACATGGCGGCCGATTTGACCTGA
- a CDS encoding ethanolamine ammonia-lyase subunit EutB: MQTHQYTHSVGATTYSFRDLKDLMAKATPERSGDLLAGVAAHSAQERVVAQMALAEVPLKTFLTEVLVPYEDDEITRLIIDSHDATAFAPVSHLTVGDFRNWLLGDEVDSAVLTALAPGITPEMAAAVSKIMRNQDLILVAKKCRVVTKFRNTIGLPGRMATRLQPNHPTDDATGIAASLLDGLLYGSGDAVIGINPATDNVPQVIKLVTMMSDIIQQYEIPTQSCVLTHVTNTIEAINRGAPVDLVFQSIGGTEATNRSFGVSLDLLGQARSAALSLKRGTVGDNVMYFETGQGSALSANAHHGVDQQTCEARAYAVARHFKPLLVNTVVGFIGPEYLFDGKQIIRAGLEDHFCAKLLGLPMGCDVCYTNHAEADQNDMDVLLTLLGVAGCSFVMGIPGSDDIMLNYQTTSFHDALYVRRVLGLKPAPEFEAWLQKMQIFSRDAQFRLNPALPPAFQRALLRLA, translated from the coding sequence GTGCAAACCCATCAGTACACCCATAGCGTCGGAGCCACAACCTACAGCTTTCGCGATTTGAAGGACCTGATGGCCAAGGCCACGCCGGAACGCTCCGGCGACCTGCTGGCGGGTGTGGCCGCCCACAGTGCGCAGGAGCGTGTCGTGGCGCAAATGGCGCTGGCCGAGGTGCCCCTCAAAACCTTCCTGACTGAAGTTCTGGTGCCGTATGAAGACGACGAGATCACGCGCCTGATCATCGACAGCCACGACGCCACAGCTTTTGCTCCGGTCAGCCACCTGACGGTCGGCGACTTCCGCAACTGGCTGCTCGGTGATGAGGTCGACAGCGCTGTGCTGACGGCCCTGGCCCCTGGCATCACCCCCGAAATGGCCGCTGCCGTGTCCAAGATCATGCGCAACCAGGATCTGATTCTGGTTGCCAAGAAATGCCGTGTGGTCACCAAGTTTCGCAACACCATCGGTCTGCCGGGCCGCATGGCCACGCGCCTGCAACCCAACCACCCCACCGACGATGCCACCGGCATTGCCGCCAGCCTGCTCGACGGCCTGCTGTACGGCAGTGGCGACGCGGTGATTGGCATCAACCCGGCCACCGACAACGTGCCGCAAGTGATCAAGCTGGTGACGATGATGAGCGACATCATCCAGCAGTACGAGATTCCCACCCAGTCCTGCGTGCTCACGCATGTGACCAACACCATCGAGGCCATCAACCGGGGTGCGCCGGTGGACCTGGTGTTCCAGTCGATCGGCGGCACCGAGGCCACCAACCGCAGCTTTGGGGTCAGCCTCGATTTGTTGGGCCAGGCGCGCAGCGCAGCACTGTCTTTAAAGCGCGGCACGGTGGGCGACAACGTGATGTACTTTGAGACCGGCCAGGGCAGCGCCCTGTCGGCCAACGCCCACCATGGCGTGGACCAGCAAACCTGCGAGGCGCGGGCCTATGCGGTGGCGCGCCACTTCAAGCCGCTGCTGGTCAATACCGTGGTCGGCTTCATCGGGCCGGAGTATTTGTTCGACGGCAAGCAGATCATCCGCGCCGGACTGGAGGACCATTTCTGCGCCAAGCTGCTCGGCCTGCCGATGGGCTGCGACGTTTGTTACACCAACCATGCCGAAGCTGACCAGAACGACATGGACGTGCTGCTGACCCTGCTCGGTGTGGCCGGTTGCAGTTTCGTGATGGGCATTCCCGGTTCCGACGACATCATGCTCAACTACCAGACCACGTCATTTCACGACGCCTTGTATGTGCGTCGCGTGCTGGGATTAAAGCCCGCACCCGAGTTCGAGGCCTGGTTGCAGAAGATGCAGATATTCAGCCGCGACGCGCAGTTCCGCTTGAACCCCGCCTTGCCGCCCGCCTTCCAGAGGGCGCTGTTGCGCCTGGCTTAG
- the eutC gene encoding ethanolamine ammonia-lyase subunit EutC, which translates to MDDPTSPVIANPWAALRQFTDARIALGRAGVSLPTAAHLDFQLAHAKARDAVHLALDAPQLAQSLNAARGDQQAPCLLLHSAAADRPTYLQRPDLGRRLDAASSAAVDALEPAQAPSPRPYDLAFVVVDGLSALAIEQNAAPFLRILQARIAPEHWSVAPICIVKQGRVAIGDEVAERLGAKAVVVLIGERPGLSAADSMGLYLTWMPRVGLLDASRNCISNVRPAGLGFDEAAYKLHYLLSQARQRQLSGVELKDETGGGPDRVTANQTNFLLDHAHTPNEAAPPS; encoded by the coding sequence ATGGACGATCCGACCTCTCCCGTTATCGCCAACCCGTGGGCCGCCCTGCGCCAATTTACCGATGCCCGCATTGCGCTGGGGCGCGCCGGCGTGAGCTTGCCGACGGCCGCGCATCTGGACTTCCAGCTGGCGCATGCCAAGGCGCGCGACGCCGTCCATCTGGCGCTGGATGCGCCGCAATTGGCGCAGTCACTTAATGCCGCGCGCGGCGATCAACAGGCCCCCTGCCTCCTGCTGCATAGCGCGGCTGCCGACCGCCCCACTTACCTGCAGCGCCCTGACCTGGGGCGCCGGCTCGACGCCGCATCGAGCGCTGCAGTGGATGCCCTGGAACCGGCACAAGCGCCATCGCCACGCCCGTACGACCTCGCGTTCGTGGTGGTGGACGGCCTGTCGGCATTGGCCATCGAGCAGAACGCCGCGCCTTTTCTGCGTATCCTGCAGGCCCGGATCGCGCCCGAGCACTGGTCGGTCGCCCCGATCTGCATCGTCAAGCAGGGCAGGGTGGCGATTGGCGACGAGGTGGCCGAGCGGCTGGGCGCAAAGGCGGTGGTGGTGTTGATCGGCGAACGCCCCGGTTTAAGTGCAGCCGACAGCATGGGCCTGTACCTGACCTGGATGCCGCGCGTCGGGCTGCTTGACGCCAGCCGCAATTGCATCTCCAACGTGCGCCCGGCTGGTCTGGGCTTTGATGAAGCCGCTTACAAGCTGCACTATCTGTTGTCACAAGCGCGCCAGCGGCAATTGTCCGGTGTCGAACTCAAGGACGAAACGGGTGGCGGCCCCGACCGGGTGACTGCGAATCAGACAAACTTCCTGCTGGACCACGCGCACACGCCAAACGAGGCGGCCCCACCGTCTTGA